TGGTGGATTTCATCAAAGGGCGCATGAGCAAACCTGACATCTTCTGGCCGTGCAACAACTACAGGCTCATCAGCGAATAGGGCCTTGAGGAAAGATGGAGTTTTCAAGGGTCGTCGATCAGTCATTCGTGGATACACAAACGCCAAGAAGTAGTACGCGTGACCTGCTATCATTCCCTGCATAATGGATACCAGCTTAAGGATAATGATGAGTGTAAAGAAGGGAAGGCTAAATGGAATAAAGAGAGAGTGTGTACCAGTAAATCCCCCCAGGGACTTGCACCAACAAGAACAGAGAATCCAAGAAGCACCTGCAACGTCAGAATTTTCAGAAAGAGAGAATTTAAAATATCTCTCTAGCTGGTAAACTCCAAGAAGAAAATTGAGAAAGTCAAACTCACCCATGGTAAATACGCTGCTGTAAAAGTGAAAAGGCCAAGGAAACTCATGTGGATATAAGGATTTTGTTTGCTCCATACATAGACCTGAAGAACAGAGGAAAAATGTTAGGATAATATCAAAGAAATGATTAGGAAAGAATTGCAGCAGTATGGAGAGGTAGAATGTGTTACCATCATGAAAGTCAAAGAGTTGCTAAGGAAGATGATTTTGGAGAAAGAGACAGACAAGTAGGGTATCATCCCACCAATGAGAACAATACCGGTGAGAACAGTTGCCCCGAATAAAAGCATGTAAAGGAAATCAGCAGTTTTTCCCCTGAAGGAGTTTTCTTCAAGGAGTTTGCAGTATCTAGCTAGAAAGAACATATGGAACAAGAAGTCCAAATCTGCAGAAACAAAAGAAAGCAAGTAAATTTCTGCACAAGTATCTCAGGATAGTAATAATGAATGTATCCATCTGAGAGGGGTACCCATGTTCCGGAAATAAAGGAAGTTAGTAACGAGGCGCCAGAACTGGTATTGCTTCACCACAAGAGTAGGGTTTAGGTATAGGTTATAAGGAGATATAATCTGCAAAAATGTTCCACACAAAAGAAGAACATAAGCCATGAAACAAAAACACTTGAGCTCATTAGCCACACCCAAATTCAAAAACAAGACCTTTACCACTAAAACACACACATACGCACAGAAAGTAGAAACCAAGCTTCAATTTTCCAACAACTCAAAAACATAATTCTAAACACATCCATGTCAATCAATCTACATTCCCTTAGCAAGGATTCAAATCGATCATAAGGAGATATAGTCTGCAAAAACGTTCCACAGAACATAAGACACGAAACCAAAACACGAAACCAAAACACTTGAGCTACACAAAAAGGAACAACATGAGCCTTGAAACCACAACACTTGAGCTCATTAGCCACACCCACATCCAAAAAGAAAGACCTTTACCATCCACAAACACATACGTACAGAAACTAGAAACAAAGATTCAATTTTTCTTAACAATTCAAAAACATAATTCTAAACACATCCATGTCAATCCACATTCTCTTAAGCAAGGAATCAAATCGTTTCTCGAAGAAAGAGGAAGCAAACAATACCTCGAGCGAACATCCGACGGTGGTGACAACAGCCGCCGTCAAGTACGACCGGGTTATAATCGGCATCTGTTTGTACCATTCTTCTACAGCTTGAGCCATTCCCAATCGAATTCAATCCCGATCACAAAGAGCAATTGAACCCAGAGATTCTTTAAATTCAAAACCTAATCGAATCTCTAGAAACTTCAACGTTGAAATGAATTTGAAGCAGCTTTGAATTCTCGAAAGCGACTGATATAAAGATGATTCAGAGATTTGCCTCTCTTTTTTTCCTTTGTCTAGATAATAAATATTCTTTCCGCATTTTAAAATATAATAGTTTCAACGAATGACATAGCGCGTGTATCAAACGAACCAACCACAAGAGGCTCCCGACGCCAGCGTCTCTACGAAGCAAAATAACGTCCCGCCGTTTTCATCTTTTGCAAAACGACATGACTTCGTTACCGAATAAAGTAAACCGGCACAATTTCGACGAGAATACGTCGGTACCGATCAGGGCTGGGCTTAAAATCTGAAACCCGGAATCCGAACCAAAAAACCTGACCTATTATCCGATACGAAATGTAAAAATATCCAAACGGATGGTACAAAACATATCCGAATCTGAAGTGTTATTAACTAAACCCTAAACCCGAACAGACAATCCGGAAAATTCAAGATTATTGACTATATAACCGTTTTAAATATTCAATTCAATGTTTATGTTGATGTGATATAGAAAAAATAAGTATTAAAATTTAAATAAATATTTTAAATACTCAATTAGTTACAAATAAATATTTCATAAATTTGGTCGTTTAAATAACAAGTCTACTCTATTTATAAGGTAATACATATTTTTTCAAACGATATTTGTTTTTATGCTTGATTTAAAATTTTATTATTATTTTATCAATTTGATGTATGTTAGATTAATTTTTATTCAATTTAAATATTTTTTTTTATGTTTTTCTTTCAAAATTTGACTTTTTACTTCAGATATATCTGAACCTAACCGATATAACTCAAATCTGAATGATATATAATTACTTTATGAGTTTTAGAATGTATTACAAATTAGAACCGGCACGAAAATCCGACCAATACAGAGGATGAACCCGAAAACCCAAAAATCTGAAATACCCGATCCGAACCCGAACGGATACCCGAACGTCCTTGCCTATTAGGCTCCAAACGCCAGCATCTCTACAAAGCGAAACAACGTCCCGCCGTTTTTTATACTCTACAAAACGGCACGGTATCGGGACCGAATAAAGTAAAGTGGCGCGGTTTCCAATATTTTGGGAACAGTTGCGATAGTGTGTACCGTTTTAAATTTATTCCATCGCCTTTCGAATTTTCAAAATTCAAAAAACTCTTAGAGATCTCTCGAACGACGTCTCTCTCTCTTACTCGCTCTCACTCTCACACCCTCACGAATCTCCGATCCGATGAATGAAGAAAACGAACCATCGTGCGCCACTCCAGCGCCTCCTCGGCGTAATCCTCCGTCATCACACTTCACCGACATATCCAATTTCAAAACTCCGCGGCGTCCTTCCTTTATCAAATCAAATCTCGGCAACACTCCGTATCCTCCTCGATTCTTCACCGCATCTAAGCAAACTCCCAAATCTATGTCCTCCACCTTCCGCCGTCCCTCACTCCTTCCTTCTCACGCGTCTCGCTCCAAGGCCGCAGCTTCCTCGAGGCGGCTTAGGGCATTCGAGCTTCAGCAATCGCAATCTTCTCGCAAGGCTGAGTTGAATAAAGAGAAGAGCCTTAGATCTCTCGCTAAATCACTCACCGCGTGGCTCAATTTCTTGTTTGAAAACCCTGAGAGTTGCGGTTGCGAGCCGTTAGAGAATAGCGTTTCTGTTGGTAGAGTTGGACATGCGAAGAGAGATAGTTGCGAGGCTTTGCGAAGCGGTAAATCAGTGGGTGTGGATACGATGTGGCGTAGCCCCAAAAAGTCGAGGACTTTAGGTTGGTGTGGTGAGAAAGGATCAGATATTGGATCATCCTTGAGTGGCTCCAAGTATTCAACGCTGAGGGAGTCTTTGAAAGAAGTGTGTAGCTTAGATGATTTGAATCAGAGGATGCAGTTTCAGTTGAGTTTGGGAAGCTGCAAGGAGATTTTCGATGTGATGACCCGTGTTACCAAGGTAAGAGTATCCTTCCTTGTGTATCAAAGACTGTGTCTTTTTGCTATTTTCATTTCAATATCATTGTTCTTGTTTCAGAATATCGATGAAGGGAGGATAAAGATGAAACCACAATGCCCTCTTGTAACTGATTTTGGACTGAAGGAGAAGGCCGTCAAGGCACTGATGTGTTACAACCAAGTTTGGCTTCGTCTAGGGTTATATATCATCTTCGGCGGTGATTCCTTTTTGTCTGACAGTGAAGTTAACTCGGATCAAGAAATGGCGTTCTTGAAGATGGTAGTCAACAAGCAGTTTTTCTCCCATGACGGCCTTGCTAGAGCCTTTGCCTATAACAAGATGGTTGAGGGCTTATACAGACCAGGGTACTATGAAGCCCTTGGAACTGTGATTTTGAAGAGGATTATGTTGCTTGTCCTTATATTAGATAGAGCTAAATCTCAAAGCTGTATTTCACTCAAGTATGGGATTGATGGGATAGATGGTGGCTCTCCCCTCTTGTTTTCAGAGAAATCTAGCATAAAGTCTAGCCATCAACTTCTAAGTGGTAAGCGCTTATATTTTGCTATTTAGTGTGTCAGTTGCTTGCCTTTGTCATGTTTGTAGCGGCTAATATTCCATATTCTGCTTTGAATATAGAACTCCTGCCCGCTGATGTAATGCATGGAGAAGGGAATCTCCTAGCGCATCTAGTGATTATAGGGTACAAAATACCTTATCAGCAGGTAATTATAGTTAAGAGTTAATGCAGTGTCTTATATTAGATCTAGATTGCTAATATATAATGTGGTTTGCTCACTTCAATAATTGGGGTGGCTCTTGCAGTCTCCTATAGCTGGATATGAATTTAGAGTGAGAGACTTGTTTGGTGACCTCCAAGATGGCGTGCGGCTCTGCAGAGCCATTCAACTACTTTTTCATGATCCATCCATTCTCACGGTTTGTCAAAAGTTGATTTTAATTAAAACCTTCCAGTTTTTTCTTGTTTAAGGAGTGACTTTCATCGTATGAGGCTTTTGATTAAACAGAAAATGGTAGTTCCATCTGACAATCGAAAGAAGAAGTTGGCCAACTGTAGAGTTGCACTTCAGTATCTGAAGGATGCTGGTGTTCCATTGAAAGATGACGAAGGAATGATGATAACTATAGAAGATGTTGCAGATGGTGACAGAGAGCTCACTATTTCACTGCTATGGAACATTTTTGTACATTTGCAGGTGAGTGCCTCTTGTTTCTTTTGTCCAATTTATGGCGGCTTTCTGCACGTTTTTCATTGGTTAATGATTATGTATTCTCTGTGAAATGGGCAGCTACCTCTTCTGGTCAATGGGAAACTCTTGACAGAGGAAATCTACAAAGTCCAGGGGCTGGAACAGGTAAGGCTCACTTGATATCTTGGTTCCTATAGTTCTTTCCAATTGCTAGCTATGTTAGTTATTTAAAATTAGTTTCAACTAGACGACTCTCAGACAGATCTTTAATGGTGATACTTCTCTAGTTATATTATTTTTCTCTCTTCAATTATTCTTTTTGGGTTTCTTTACAGAATAATCAAATTATCATGGCTACTCCTCTGGAAATGCTCTTGAACTGGATCCAGGTACCTTATTATATCTTACTATGCTGTTCTTAAAACTTTTTTTCTCCCAAGTTGTGGGTGTTTTCTTTGCCTATGTTCTGTATGTCTAACCATGTATAATATATGCACGCCTTATTCTTTCCTCAGTCAATTACCAAGAAGAATGACTTCAAGATAGAAAACTTTGCATCATTGGTTGATGGAAAGGGAATATGGTTCTTGCTTGACTACTATTTTCGGCGAGAAGTTTGCTGTCCTTGTCTTCACGAAGAGGTATGAAATGTTCTTAACTTGAATCAGTTTCAGTGCATTGAGTTTTACGTAGGCATTTCTCTTCACGTATCTTATAAAGTAAATATCGTGTTACATTTTTCTGAATAAATATTTACATCCAGGATCCTGGTGGTCAACAAGGCCCTCGATCAGTGATATCCAATACCGATTATCATGATGCAGTTCAGAACTTCATTCTGTCGCAAAAGTTGACAGCACTTTTGGGAAGTTTTCCTGAGGTAATATTATTTAGTCTGTGAATGTCTTGGTTCGTCCTAAGTTTATCCTAAAGAAAGTAGATTATTAGAGATATCAAAACTGAATTACAGTAAGGCTCCCGCCCGTTGTTTCTTTTGCAATCGATGGTCTGCTTCCATTGACGTATAATGTTGATCTCTATAGGTTCTACAGATTGGGGACCTACTGGAACATAATGCAGTAGTTAGCAACCAAAGTGTGATTATACTGTTGGCTTTCTTATCATCAAAGCTGATCGTCAAGGAGAATATGGTATTGCTTTATTAATTTTCTGGATGGAAATTAGGATTTTTCATTGACAAGTTATTTTAAAAATTCCTTCTTTTTGCAGGAGAAACTGAACTTTCATAAGTTGCTGTGCTCTAGCTGTCAAGATCAGGAGAAGAGATATTCGCGCATCAATTGCAGCATCTCGAAAGCAGTTAGAAATGAGGAACCGGACAGAGAAAACGGAGAAGGTTCCCATTCATCTCTTTCTGACTTAACATAAAGTATATGATCTTAAAATTGAGGAATCGCACCTGTTCATTTAGATGCCTGCAAGTCTTATCAGTGGTTTTCAGTCTTTTTGTTACCTTTATTTGTTTCTCATAGTTGCCACCCTAGTTGTTAGTTGAGTTCTCAGCTTCTTACAATTGGTTGAATGAAGCAAGCATACTTGGTGATAAATAATATACACGTATCCCTCTCTTGATTGTCAAAAGTGTGATGCTACTTGTAGATGCTACTAAAACTTTCCAGGCAATCAAAGCCTGGTGGCAGGAAATGGCCTACCAAAATTCTGTTGGAGAAGTTAGTAGCCGTACCCCGCTGGGTTCCTTGTCTAGAAAAATCACTATGGATTTCGAACGAGGTGATTCAAGTATTCTGTCTACTCTTCTCAACTTTTTATATATCATAAACTTGCTTTCGATATCCATCACCTTTTTATGATCGTACCATTGTACTTTATTGGGTGATTATTTATCTACTTTTCATTTCTTGGTAGATAGAGTATTGAATCTATCTTTGATAGCATATCTCTTGCCTCTTTCTTACAGAAGCAGCAGTAGTCATACAATCGAATTTCAGGGGACTTCATGCACGCCGCAAGTTTAGGAAGAAATTGAAAGAAGTCTGCTTCTTACAAGCTGCTATTCGGACATGGTTGTCAGTGAAACATATAAAAGTTCTTGAAATATTCACTGTTGAGGAAGTTACTTTACAGTTATCAGGTAATTATCTGTTTGTGAGTATTTATTACAATTGACAGATCAACAAGTTATTCTCTGTTGAAAGTTTTGTTATCACTGCAGAAAGATCAGCCAACTTAAAACCTGTAGCGAGATATGTCAAGTACATTGTTGAACGGAGTCGCTTTCTCAAGTTGAGGAAATCTGTTTTGGTCATTCAGAAAGCTGTAAGGAGGCATCAGCGAAACCTTCATCATGAGCTGAAAGCAGCACTCAAAATTCAGCAAGCTTGGAGGAGTTATAAAGACAAAGTTATCTCTTCTATCACTATCCAATCTTATGTTCGTGGATGGATCACACGGAGAATGTATATCAATTACAAATTGTGTTCCGTACTCATTCAAGTAAGTATATTCAGTTCTTCCGTGTTTTGCTTATGCACTGTCCATTACTCAGTTCTCAGTTGGTTTGGTCGTTAAGTCAACTGCTCTATGTTACCCTCTGCTTGTCCCAGCTTAAAACCTGTAGAAAGTTATGTCAAATTCATTGTTAAACAAAGTATCTGTTTTGGTCATTCAGAGAGCTGTAAGGAAGCATCAGTGGAATCTTCATCATGAGCTGAAAGCAGCACTCAAAATTCAGCTAGCCTGGAGAAGTTATAAAGAACAAGTTATCTCCTCTATCACCATCCAATCTTATGTTCGTGGATGGAACACACGTAGAATGAATCGCAAATACAAGTTGTCTTCCGTACTCATTCAAGTAAGTATACTCAGGTCTTAGAGGTTTTGCTCATGTACTGCCATAACTCAGTTCTCAGTTGATTTGGTCGTTAATAATGTTACCCTCTGCTTGTCCCAATTTGTTTCATCATCCAGTTTTCTCTTCCTGTTTGTCACTTCTTTTTAATTGCCTTTGATATTTCTTCTTCCTGTCTGAATTACCCTTTCTTTTTGACTGGGAATTCTCTTGATATTTATAAATTCTTCCCGTCTCTGACTTGTTAACTTTCTGCAACAAACTGCAGAGATATTGCCGTGGTTGGCTGGCGAGAAGGAAGTTTTATCTTCAGAGAGAATCAACGATATGCATTCAGAGTGCTATCCGAAAATTTAACTGCATTATGTCGTTTCATGGCTACAAGCATGCAGCCACAGAGCTTCAACGGCTCGTTAGAGGACAAATTGTTCGAAGCAGGCTTCAAGGTAATTAAGCAGTTTCTCTGGTACCTTAATTTTAAGCTGATTACATATTAATTTTTAACATAAAGATGGTTATCCAAATTGAATTTTCTCAGTAGCTTCTTATCTCAATTCAAAACTTGACGAAGGCGTTTCCAGACTTCCACAACACAGCGTTGAGATGACAACACAGCTACATTCCGTCATTAAACTGCAGCGTTGGTGGAGGTTTCTCCATTCACAGAATGTAAGAAGAAAATCAGCAGTCTTGATACAGCAGCATATTCGAGGTGTATTTGCCAGGCAAAGAACTTCAATGGAAAGACGTTACATTGTCATGATTCAAGTAAGAAATGACCAAAGCTACTTTTCATCTTTTGTCCTTGTTCACTTTAATAATTACGTTTCATTACTTGAACCTGTCAGTCACACTGGAGAGGCTACCTCACACGCAAAGCTGCAAAGGCTCAAGTTCTGGATCTGAGAGTAAGAATGCAAACTTCTGCAGCAAACATAGATGACAAGAAACGCTTGATAAACAAGCTTCTCTCTGCGCTTTCGGAACTACTCAGCATGAAAAAGGTCCACAACATTCTTCACATTTGTGAAACTCTGGGTAAGCGCTCCTCAGCTTCCTTTATTTACAGAACAACGTGAACAGACAGACTTATAAGAACATGTTCCCTCTACAGATTCGGCGACAAAATACTCAGACAAATGCTGTGAAGAGCTTGTGGCAGCTGGAGCGATAGACAAGTTGCTAACACTGATCCGGTCGGCAAGCAGAAGCATCCCTGATCAAGAAGTTGCAAAACATGCACTCTCAACTTTGAGACACCTGGCTCGTTACCCGCAAATGGCAGATGAGTTAATAGACACGAAAGGATCCATCCAGACAATATTCTGGGAACTACTCAGGTCTTCATTTACTTGAAGAATCTATTCTTTAAGATTGAAATTTAATCCTTTGTCATTTCTTATGTTTCTTTTT
This sequence is a window from Brassica oleracea var. oleracea cultivar TO1000 chromosome C1, BOL, whole genome shotgun sequence. Protein-coding genes within it:
- the LOC106306307 gene encoding derlin-2.1, whose product is MAQAVEEWYKQMPIITRSYLTAAVVTTVGCSLEIISPYNLYLNPTLVVKQYQFWRLVTNFLYFRNMDLDFLFHMFFLARYCKLLEENSFRGKTADFLYMLLFGATVLTGIVLIGGMIPYLSVSFSKIIFLSNSLTFMMVYVWSKQNPYIHMSFLGLFTFTAAYLPWVLLGFSVLVGASPWGDLLGMIAGHAYYFLAFVYPRMTDRRPLKTPSFLKALFADEPVVVARPEDVRFAHAPFDEIHQD
- the LOC106323172 gene encoding abnormal spindle-like microcephaly-associated protein homolog isoform X1, with translation MNEENEPSCATPAPPRRNPPSSHFTDISNFKTPRRPSFIKSNLGNTPYPPRFFTASKQTPKSMSSTFRRPSLLPSHASRSKAAASSRRLRAFELQQSQSSRKAELNKEKSLRSLAKSLTAWLNFLFENPESCGCEPLENSVSVGRVGHAKRDSCEALRSGKSVGVDTMWRSPKKSRTLGWCGEKGSDIGSSLSGSKYSTLRESLKEVCSLDDLNQRMQFQLSLGSCKEIFDVMTRVTKNIDEGRIKMKPQCPLVTDFGLKEKAVKALMCYNQVWLRLGLYIIFGGDSFLSDSEVNSDQEMAFLKMVVNKQFFSHDGLARAFAYNKMVEGLYRPGYYEALGTVILKRIMLLVLILDRAKSQSCISLKYGIDGIDGGSPLLFSEKSSIKSSHQLLSELLPADVMHGEGNLLAHLVIIGYKIPYQQSPIAGYEFRVRDLFGDLQDGVRLCRAIQLLFHDPSILTKMVVPSDNRKKKLANCRVALQYLKDAGVPLKDDEGMMITIEDVADGDRELTISLLWNIFVHLQLPLLVNGKLLTEEIYKVQGLEQNNQIIMATPLEMLLNWIQSITKKNDFKIENFASLVDGKGIWFLLDYYFRREVCCPCLHEEDPGGQQGPRSVISNTDYHDAVQNFILSQKLTALLGSFPEVLQIGDLLEHNAVVSNQSVIILLAFLSSKLIVKENMEKLNFHKLLCSSCQDQEKRYSRINCSISKAVRNEEPDRENGEDATKTFQAIKAWWQEMAYQNSVGEVSSRTPLGSLSRKITMDFERGDSKAAVVIQSNFRGLHARRKFRKKLKEVCFLQAAIRTWLSVKHIKVLEIFTVEEVTLQLSERSANLKPVARYVKYIVERSRFLKLRKSVLVIQKAVRRHQRNLHHELKAALKIQQAWRSYKDKVISSITIQSYVRGWITRRMYINYKLCSVLIQRAVRKHQWNLHHELKAALKIQLAWRSYKEQVISSITIQSYVRGWNTRRMNRKYKLSSVLIQRYCRGWLARRKFYLQRESTICIQSAIRKFNCIMSFHGYKHAATELQRLVRGQIVRSRLQVASYLNSKLDEGVSRLPQHSVEMTTQLHSVIKLQRWWRFLHSQNVRRKSAVLIQQHIRGVFARQRTSMERRYIVMIQSHWRGYLTRKAAKAQVLDLRVRMQTSAANIDDKKRLINKLLSALSELLSMKKVHNILHICETLDSATKYSDKCCEELVAAGAIDKLLTLIRSASRSIPDQEVAKHALSTLRHLARYPQMADELIDTKGSIQTIFWELLRNKEEAYFVASDVLKKICKIHKGVEAVRKLPALVKRLHALVEELTRKANMEKRNVKGQSGKEKSERRLKEAVELMKLITSR
- the LOC106323172 gene encoding abnormal spindle-like microcephaly-associated protein homolog isoform X2, producing MNEENEPSCATPAPPRRNPPSSHFTDISNFKTPRRPSFIKSNLGNTPYPPRFFTASKQTPKSMSSTFRRPSLLPSHASRSKAAASSRRLRAFELQQSQSSRKAELNKEKSLRSLAKSLTAWLNFLFENPESCGCEPLENSVSVGRVGHAKRDSCEALRSGKSVGVDTMWRSPKKSRTLGWCGEKGSDIGSSLSGSKYSTLRESLKEVCSLDDLNQRMQFQLSLGSCKEIFDVMTRVTKNIDEGRIKMKPQCPLVTDFGLKEKAVKALMCYNQVWLRLGLYIIFGGDSFLSDSEVNSDQEMAFLKMVVNKQFFSHDGLARAFAYNKMVEGLYRPGYYEALGTVILKRIMLLVLILDRAKSQSCISLKYGIDGIDGGSPLLFSEKSSIKSSHQLLSELLPADVMHGEGNLLAHLVIIGYKIPYQQSPIAGYEFRVRDLFGDLQDGVRLCRAIQLLFHDPSILTKMVVPSDNRKKKLANCRVALQYLKDAGVPLKDDEGMMITIEDVADGDRELTISLLWNIFVHLQLPLLVNGKLLTEEIYKVQGLEQNNQIIMATPLEMLLNWIQSITKKNDFKIENFASLVDGKGIWFLLDYYFRREVCCPCLHEEDPGGQQGPRSVISNTDYHDAVQNFILSQKLTALLGSFPEVLQIGDLLEHNAVVSNQSVIILLAFLSSKLIVKENMEKLNFHKLLCSSCQDQEKRYSRINCSISKAVRNEEPDRENGEDATKTFQAIKAWWQEMAYQNSVGEVSSRTPLGSLSRKITMDFERGDSKAAVVIQSNFRGLHARRKFRKKLKEVCFLQAAIRTWLSVKHIKVLEIFTVEEVTLQLSERSANLKPVARYVKYIVERSRFLKLRKSVLVIQKAVRRHQRNLHHELKAALKIQQAWRSYKDKVISSITIQSYVRGWITRRMYINYKLCSVLIQRAVRKHQWNLHHELKAALKIQLAWRSYKEQVISSITIQSYVRGWNTRRMNRKYKLSSVLIQRYCRGWLARRKFYLQRESTICIQSAIRKFNCIMSFHGYKHAATELQRLVRGQIVRSRLQASYLNSKLDEGVSRLPQHSVEMTTQLHSVIKLQRWWRFLHSQNVRRKSAVLIQQHIRGVFARQRTSMERRYIVMIQSHWRGYLTRKAAKAQVLDLRVRMQTSAANIDDKKRLINKLLSALSELLSMKKVHNILHICETLDSATKYSDKCCEELVAAGAIDKLLTLIRSASRSIPDQEVAKHALSTLRHLARYPQMADELIDTKGSIQTIFWELLRNKEEAYFVASDVLKKICKIHKGVEAVRKLPALVKRLHALVEELTRKANMEKRNVKGQSGKEKSERRLKEAVELMKLITSR
- the LOC106323172 gene encoding abnormal spindle-like microcephaly-associated protein homolog isoform X4; this encodes MNEENEPSCATPAPPRRNPPSSHFTDISNFKTPRRPSFIKSNLGNTPYPPRFFTASKQTPKSMSSTFRRPSLLPSHASRSKAAASSRRLRAFELQQSQSSRKAELNKEKSLRSLAKSLTAWLNFLFENPESCGCEPLENSVSVGRVGHAKRDSCEALRSGKSVGVDTMWRSPKKSRTLGWCGEKGSDIGSSLSGSKYSTLRESLKEVCSLDDLNQRMQFQLSLGSCKEIFDVMTRVTKNIDEGRIKMKPQCPLVTDFGLKEKAVKALMCYNQVWLRLGLYIIFGGDSFLSDSEVNSDQEMAFLKMVVNKQFFSHDGLARAFAYNKMVEGLYRPGYYEALGTVILKRIMLLVLILDRAKSQSCISLKYGIDGIDGGSPLLFSEKSSIKSSHQLLSELLPADVMHGEGNLLAHLVIIGYKIPYQQSPIAGYEFRVRDLFGDLQDGVRLCRAIQLLFHDPSILTKMVVPSDNRKKKLANCRVALQYLKDAGVPLKDDEGMMITIEDVADGDRELTISLLWNIFVHLQLPLLVNGKLLTEEIYKVQGLEQNNQIIMATPLEMLLNWIQSITKKNDFKIENFASLVDGKGIWFLLDYYFRREVCCPCLHEEDPGGQQGPRSVISNTDYHDAVQNFILSQKLTALLGSFPEVLQIGDLLEHNAVVSNQSVIILLAFLSSKLIVKENMEKLNFHKLLCSSCQDQEKRYSRINCSISKAVRNEEPDRENGEDATKTFQAIKAWWQEMAYQNSVGEVSSRTPLGSLSRKITMDFERGDSKAAVVIQSNFRGLHARRKFRKKLKEVCFLQAAIRTWLSVKHIKVLEIFTVEEVTLQLSERSANLKPVARYVKYIVERSRFLKLRKSVLVIQKAVRRHQRNLHHELKAALKIQQAWRSYKDKVISSITIQSYVRGWITRRMYINYKLCSVLIQRYCRGWLARRKFYLQRESTICIQSAIRKFNCIMSFHGYKHAATELQRLVRGQIVRSRLQVASYLNSKLDEGVSRLPQHSVEMTTQLHSVIKLQRWWRFLHSQNVRRKSAVLIQQHIRGVFARQRTSMERRYIVMIQSHWRGYLTRKAAKAQVLDLRVRMQTSAANIDDKKRLINKLLSALSELLSMKKVHNILHICETLDSATKYSDKCCEELVAAGAIDKLLTLIRSASRSIPDQEVAKHALSTLRHLARYPQMADELIDTKGSIQTIFWELLRNKEEAYFVASDVLKKICKIHKGVEAVRKLPALVKRLHALVEELTRKANMEKRNVKGQSGKEKSERRLKEAVELMKLITSR
- the LOC106323172 gene encoding abnormal spindle-like microcephaly-associated protein homolog isoform X3 — translated: MNEENEPSCATPAPPRRNPPSSHFTDISNFKTPRRPSFIKSNLGNTPYPPRFFTASKQTPKSMSSTFRRPSLLPSHASRSKAAASSRRLRAFELQQSQSSRKAELNKEKSLRSLAKSLTAWLNFLFENPESCGCEPLENSVSVGRVGHAKRDSCEALRSGKSVGVDTMWRSPKKSRTLGWCGEKGSDIGSSLSGSKYSTLRESLKEVCSLDDLNQRMQFQLSLGSCKEIFDVMTRVTKNIDEGRIKMKPQCPLVTDFGLKEKAVKALMCYNQVWLRLGLYIIFGGDSFLSDSEVNSDQEMAFLKMVVNKQFFSHDGLARAFAYNKMVEGLYRPGYYEALGTVILKRIMLLVLILDRAKSQSCISLKYGIDGIDGGSPLLFSEKSSIKSSHQLLSELLPADVMHGEGNLLAHLVIIGYKIPYQQSPIAGYEFRVRDLFGDLQDGVRLCRAIQLLFHDPSILTKMVVPSDNRKKKLANCRVALQYLKDAGVPLKDDEGMMITIEDVADGDRELTISLLWNIFVHLQLPLLVNGKLLTEEIYKVQGLEQNNQIIMATPLEMLLNWIQSITKKNDFKIENFASLVDGKGIWFLLDYYFRREVCCPCLHEEDPGGQQGPRSVISNTDYHDAVQNFILSQKLTALLGSFPEVLQIGDLLEHNAVVSNQSVIILLAFLSSKLIVKENMEKLNFHKLLCSSCQDQEKRYSRINCSISKAVRNEEPDRENGEDATKTFQAIKAWWQEMAYQNSVGEVSSRTPLGSLSRKITMDFEREAAVVIQSNFRGLHARRKFRKKLKEVCFLQAAIRTWLSVKHIKVLEIFTVEEVTLQLSERSANLKPVARYVKYIVERSRFLKLRKSVLVIQKAVRRHQRNLHHELKAALKIQQAWRSYKDKVISSITIQSYVRGWITRRMYINYKLCSVLIQRAVRKHQWNLHHELKAALKIQLAWRSYKEQVISSITIQSYVRGWNTRRMNRKYKLSSVLIQRYCRGWLARRKFYLQRESTICIQSAIRKFNCIMSFHGYKHAATELQRLVRGQIVRSRLQVASYLNSKLDEGVSRLPQHSVEMTTQLHSVIKLQRWWRFLHSQNVRRKSAVLIQQHIRGVFARQRTSMERRYIVMIQSHWRGYLTRKAAKAQVLDLRVRMQTSAANIDDKKRLINKLLSALSELLSMKKVHNILHICETLDSATKYSDKCCEELVAAGAIDKLLTLIRSASRSIPDQEVAKHALSTLRHLARYPQMADELIDTKGSIQTIFWELLRNKEEAYFVASDVLKKICKIHKGVEAVRKLPALVKRLHALVEELTRKANMEKRNVKGQSGKEKSERRLKEAVELMKLITSR